The following proteins are co-located in the Malus sylvestris chromosome 13, drMalSylv7.2, whole genome shotgun sequence genome:
- the LOC126595045 gene encoding uncharacterized protein LOC126595045 isoform X2, which translates to MSEPGSSSDEGSSSFSSKSESAMSESSGSLLESGTRETLDDLPNRQTLAIASSSSMALGEGVVFDAIPIVRSEFTADHLKNNLLDNEKQVEALRQSCNIPRSVGIRLVHDEEWPSEPPQGHVMFYTQILLTLGVRLPLHPWLQKMLSLIGYAPGQLNPGFWDTLIGFYIIWMECGLCEPSFHQWRYCYKMRPAKSCTGYAECACRSERERIVYGKKKAYYTWKNRWCFLYNDWEYDKGVTPERRVLTHFQTVVTRGTIQLFGQELSDIEKVLRVPKEDRHLSKLRPLFRRYGFQPLVSESQGRSMEKVSKKTGTSTHKRKAPVLVHSEDILPHKKIHKFRGEPSVRPKSQDRVLKGPAFRKTGVEAVENAAAVVVGEGSRLLPHPLTMEHTVQESDPGSRHEGKGKERAGSVPWKDLRVATRPKDFGDINNCLAGRRFAFDELGEPLAKDESDCDRMLKLSSYVMAEYHDRLQEVERYKAKLKENKQLVDEARRNKGLLTQALQLKDETMESLKRRNGENLRLKKLFEATKKQLEVATLEVSKVRGELDGALVEISELEKSIPTEREAAVQEYLSSSTFHLAIKPHCAQEARFEKRKWMAVLDRYDDGSILRKYHEDIDEHHRKGETFVLAVDPSSEDESDNEGSADAQTQHGEEDLGDAEDDGRTRSDTARGSASDENE; encoded by the exons atgtcagagcctggaagttctagtgatgagggctcttctagctttagctctaagtctgagtctgcaatgtcggagtcttcagggtctttgttagagtccggtactagagaaacattggatgatcttcccaaccgtcaaactttagctattgctagttcttcctccatggcgttgggtgagggggttgtttttgatgccatacccatagttcgctctgagttcacagcagaccatctaaagaataacttgttagataatgagaagcaggttgaggcgctaaggcagtcatgtaatatccctcgtagtgtagggatacgtttggtacatgatgaagaatggccttctgagcctccccagggtcatgttatgttctacacccagatattactgactttaggggtgagactacctttacatccgtggttgcaaaagatgttatctttgatcggatatgcacctgggcaactcaatcctggtttctgggatactttgattggattttatatcatttggatggagtgtgggttgtgtgagccttccttccatcagtggcgttactgttacaagatgcgcccagcaaaatcatgcactggttatgccgagtgtgcatgtcggagtgagagagagcgtattgtgtatggtaagaaaaaggcatactacacatggaaaaaccgttggtgctttctgtataatgattgggagtatgataagggtgtcacgcctgagcgacgtgtgcttactcacttccagactgtag tgacgcggggcaccatccaactgtttgggcaggagctatctgacatagagaaggtgttgagggtgcccaaagaggatagacacttaagcaagctacgacccttatttcgtcggtacggtttccaacccttagtttccgagagccagggacgatcga tggagaaggtaagcaagaaaacagggactagcacccataaaaggaaagcaccagtgttagttcattcggaagacatcctaccgcataagaaaattcataagttccgAGGGGAACCATCCGTTAGACCTAAGTCCCAAGATAGGGTCCTTAAGGGGCCTGCCTTTAGGAAGACTGGAGTCGAGGCCGTTGAAAATGCTGCTGCCGTAGTTGTAGGAGAAGGGAGCCGACTGTTGCCTCATCCTCTTACTATGGAGCACACTGTCCAGGAAAGTGATCCTGGTTCCCGCCATGAggggaaaggcaaggaaagagctggcagtgtcccgtggaaggacttgagggttgccacgcggccaaaggattttggggatatcaacaattgcttggcagggcgtcgattcgccttcgatgagctcggagagcccttagctaaggatgaatcggattgcgaccggatgttgaagctgtcttcatat gtcatggccgagtatcacgacagactgcaagaggttgagcggtacaaggcaaaactgaaggagaataagcagcttgtggacgaggcccgaaggaataagggacttttgactcaggctctccaactgaaggacgaaaccatggagagcttgaaaaggcgaaatggtgagaacttaaggcttaagaaattgtttgaggcaactaaaaaacagttggaggtggctaccttggaggtatccaaggttaggggagaattggatggtgccttagttgagatttctgaactggagaagagcattccaactgaaagggaggctgctgtgcaagaatacttaagttcttcgacctttcatcttgctattaaaccccactgtgctcaagaagctcgctttgaaaaaaggaaatggatggccgtccttgatcgttatgatgatgggagcattcttcgaaaataccacgaagatatagatgagcatcatcgaaagggcgagacatttgtccttgctgttgatcctagcagcgaagatgagtctgataatgaaggtagtgctgatgcacagactcagcatggtgaagaggatcttggggatgcagaggatgatggtaggacgcggagtgatactgccaggggttcggcttcagatgagaatgaataa
- the LOC126595048 gene encoding protein argonaute 7-like isoform X2 → MEDTENSNGDQKYHPNTRSLRGGSRANPQKYHHHHQLIRHTNQFGFCNQNQYNQRYSSSYPALLPLPPLLPLQLALTPPLPPNHHFRSKTHLQKHSCRLNTPPFAASSETQLAQLTISPALEGYQKQTSSPFKGEDGRKLLTAARTGKAIVTARRPDSGGVEGTVISLLANHFLVQFDLSQQIFHYNVDISPNPSKEVARMIKQKLIEDNSAVLSGAIPAYDGRKNLYSAVEFQDDRLEFYISLPIPTSKPTLPYGAFSDLQEKHQEHKLFRINIRLVSKIDAKELSSYLSKEGNEWKPIPQDYLHALDVVLREAPLEKCVPVGRSLYSSSMGGSKEIGGGAVGLRGFFQSLRPTQQGLALNVDFSVTAFHESVGVIPYLQKRLEFLQDLPQRKTRGLTDKERKEVEKALKNIRVFVCHRETVQRYRVCGLTEEATENLWFADRDGKNLRLLTYFKDHYNYDIQFRNLPCLQISRSKPCYLPMELCMICEGQKFLGKLSDDQTARILKMGCQRPKERKAIIDGVMRGPVGPTSGIQEREFKLHVSRDMTRLKGRVLQPPKLKLGDGGHVRDLVPSRLDRQWNLINSHVFEGTRIERWALIGFGGTPDQKNSIPKFIRQLSQRCEQLGIFLNKNTIVSPQFEPSQVLNNVSLLESKLKRIQRAASNNLQLLMCVMERKHKGYADLKRIADTSVGILSQCCLYSNLGKMGSQFLANLALKINAKVGGCTVSLYNSLPTQIPRLLQAGEPVIFMGADVTHPHPLDDFSPSVAAVVGSMNWPAANKYVSRMRSQTHRQEIIQDLDAMVEELLNEFRQEVGKLPKRIIFFRDGVSETQFYKVLQEELQAIKGACSNFPGYAPPITFAVVQKRHHTRLFPFKIDLSSKQNQLLDENIPPGTVVDTVITHPKEFDFYLCSHWGVKGTSRPTHYHILWDENLFTSDELQKLVNILCYTYARCTKPVSLVPPAYYAHLAAYRGRLYLERSESTTYTRSGSTLTRAGPPKEMALPKLSENVKKLMFYC, encoded by the exons atggaagacaCAGAAAACTCCAATGGCGACCAGAAATACCACCCCAACACCAGAAGTCTGAGGGGCGGCAGCAGAGCCAATCCTCAGAagtaccaccaccaccaccaactaATCCGCCACACAAACCAGTTCGGTTTCTGCAACCAGAACCAGTATAATCAGAGATACTCCTCTTCCTACCCagctcttcttcctctccctccTCTCCTCCCTCTGCAACTCGCTCTAACTCCACCTCTGCCTCCAAACCACCACTTCCGATCAAAAACCCACCTCCAGAAACATTCCTGCAGGCTCAATACTCCTCCTTTCGCGGCCTCCTCCGAAACCCAGCTGGCCCAACTCACAATTTCACCAG CTTTAGAGGGGTATCAGAAGCAAACCAGTTCACCCTTTAAAGGAGAAGATGGAAGGAAGTTGCTCACAGCTGCAAGAACAGGAAAAGCAATAGTGACTGCAAGGAGGCCAGATTCTGGTGGTGTGGAGGGCACTGTAATCTCCCTCTTGGCTAACCATTTTCTTGTCCAATTCGATTTATCGCAACAAATTTTCCATTACAATGTCGACATTTCCCCTAACCCGTCGAAGGAAGTTGCTAGAATGATCAAACAGAAGCTGATCGAGGATAACTCGGCTGTGCTATCCGGTGCAATTCCAGCTTATGATGGCCGGAAGAATCTTTACAGTGCAGTCGAATTCCAAGACGATAGGCTTGAGTTCTATATAAGCCTTCCCATCCCCACAAGCAAGCCAACATTGCCATATGGAGCATTCAGTGACTTACAGGAGAAGCATCAAGAACATAAACTTTTTCGTATAAATATCAGACTTGTGTCAAAGATAGATGCGAAGGAATTGAGTAGTTACTTGAGCAAGGAGGGCAATGAATGGAAGCCGATTCCTCAGGATTATCTCCATGCCTTGGATGTCGTCTTGAGGGAGGCGCCGTTGGAGAAGTGTGTACCTGTGGGAAGATCACTCTATTCGAGTTCAATGGGAGGAAGTAAAGAAATTGGAGGAGGGGCTGTAGGACTGAGAGGGTTCTTCCAGAGCCTTCGACCAACACAACAAGGACTAGCTCTCAACGTTGATTTCTCCGTGACTGCATTCCACGAAAGCGTTGGAGTGATCCCATACTTGCAGAAGCGCCTCGAGTTTCTTCAAGACCTTCCTCAAAGGAAGACAAGGGGCTTAACTgataaagaaaggaaagaagTGGAGAAGGCATTGAAGAACATCAGGGTCTTTGTTTGCCACAGAGAAACTGTCCAGAGATACCGCGTTTGTGGCTTGACCGAAGAAGCCACAGAAAATCTTTGGTTTGCAGACAGGGATGGGAAGAATTTGAGGCTGTTGACTTACTTCAAGGATCACTATAATTATGATATACAATTCAGGAATTTGCCTTGTTTGCAGATTAGTAGGAGTAAACCGTGCTATCTTCCGATGGAGCTATGCATGATCTGTGAAGGCCAGAAGTTTCTCGGGAAACTGTCCGATGATCAAACTGCAAGGATACTTAAGATGGGCTGCCAACGCCCCAAAGAACGAAAAGCCATTATAGATGGAGTCATGAGAGGTCCTGTTGGGCCAACAAG TGGCATTCAGGAAAGAGAATTCAAGCTCCATGTTTCGAGAGACATGACTCGATTAAAAGGAAGAGTTCTTCAACCTCCAAAGCTAAAGCTTGGTGATGGTGGTCACGTAAGAGACCTAGTTCCCTCTCGTCTTGATCGGCAATGGAATCTTATAAACAGCCATGTGTTTGAAGGTACTCGAATCGAGAGGTGGGCGTTGATTGGTTTCGGTGGCACCCCTGATCAGAAGAATAGCATCCCAAAATTCATACGCCAGCTATCTCAAAGATGTGAACAATTGGGAATCTTCCTCAACAAGAACACGATTGTTAGCCCCCAATTCGAACCATCCCAAGTGCTTAACAATGTGTCGCTGTTAGAATCCAAGCTCAAAAGAATCCAAAGAGCTGCATCAAACAACCTCCAGCTGCTTATGTGTGTGATggaaagaaagcacaaaggctaCGCAGATCTCAAGCGAATTGCGGATACAAGCGTTGGGATTTTAAGCCAATGCTGCTTGTACTCAAACCTCGGGAAGATGGGTTCACAGTTTTTGGCAAATCTTGCTCTCAAGATCAATGCAAAAGTTGGAGGATGCACGGTTTCTTTGTACAATTCATTACCAACACAAATCCCGCGGCTGCTTCAGGCTGGTGAACCGGTGATCTTTATGGGTGCGGATGTGACTCATCCGCACCCACTCGATGATTTTAGTCCTTCTGTTGCTGCtgtggttggtagcatgaactGGCCGGCGGCAAATAAGTATGTGTCAAGAATGAGGTCTCAGACGCATCGACAAGAAATCATCCAGGATCTCGACGCAATGGTGGAAGAATTATTGAATGAGTTTCGCCAGGAAGTTGGCAAACTTCCCAAGAGAATCATTTTCTTCAGAGACGGGGTAAGCGAAACGCAATTCTACAAAGTGCTTCAAGAGGAGTTGCAAGCCATTAAAGGGGCATGTTCAAATTTTCCCGGTTATGCACCTCCCATAACATTTGCAGTGGTTCAAAAGAGGCATCACACAAGGCTGTTCCCTTTCAAAATTGATCTGTCTTCGAAGCAGAACCAGTTACTCGACGAAAACATTCCCCCTGGAACCGTTGTGGATACCGTGATCACTCACCCGAAAGAATTCGACTTCTATCTTTGCAGCCATTGGGGTGTTAAGGGGACAAGCAGGCCAACTCATTACCACATATTGTGGGATGAAAACCTGTTCACTTCAGATGAACTGCAGAAGCTGGTCAACATTCTGTGCTACACTTACGCAAGGTGCACGAAGCCGGTTTCTCTGGTGCCCCCGGCTTACTACGCTCACTTGGCGGCATATCGAGGCAGGCTTTACCTTGAGAGGTCAGAATCCACAACTTATACCAGAAGTGGTTCGACACTCACCAGAGCTGGCCCTCCGAAGGAAATGGCTTTACCAAAACTTAGTGAGAATGTTAAGAAACTCATGTTTTACTGCTGA
- the LOC126595045 gene encoding uncharacterized protein LOC126595045 isoform X1, with product MSEPGSSSDEGSSSFSSKSESAMSESSGSLLESGTRETLDDLPNRQTLAIASSSSMALGEGVVFDAIPIVRSEFTADHLKNNLLDNEKQVEALRQSCNIPRSVGIRLVHDEEWPSEPPQGHVMFYTQILLTLGVRLPLHPWLQKMLSLIGYAPGQLNPGFWDTLIGFYIIWMECGLCEPSFHQWRYCYKMRPAKSCTGYAECACRSERERIVYGKKKAYYTWKNRWCFLYNDWEYDKGVTPERRVLTHFQTVGCNVSTVRTICYLLWSFLASNTLLHVVTRGTIQLFGQELSDIEKVLRVPKEDRHLSKLRPLFRRYGFQPLVSESQGRSMEKVSKKTGTSTHKRKAPVLVHSEDILPHKKIHKFRGEPSVRPKSQDRVLKGPAFRKTGVEAVENAAAVVVGEGSRLLPHPLTMEHTVQESDPGSRHEGKGKERAGSVPWKDLRVATRPKDFGDINNCLAGRRFAFDELGEPLAKDESDCDRMLKLSSYVMAEYHDRLQEVERYKAKLKENKQLVDEARRNKGLLTQALQLKDETMESLKRRNGENLRLKKLFEATKKQLEVATLEVSKVRGELDGALVEISELEKSIPTEREAAVQEYLSSSTFHLAIKPHCAQEARFEKRKWMAVLDRYDDGSILRKYHEDIDEHHRKGETFVLAVDPSSEDESDNEGSADAQTQHGEEDLGDAEDDGRTRSDTARGSASDENE from the exons atgtcagagcctggaagttctagtgatgagggctcttctagctttagctctaagtctgagtctgcaatgtcggagtcttcagggtctttgttagagtccggtactagagaaacattggatgatcttcccaaccgtcaaactttagctattgctagttcttcctccatggcgttgggtgagggggttgtttttgatgccatacccatagttcgctctgagttcacagcagaccatctaaagaataacttgttagataatgagaagcaggttgaggcgctaaggcagtcatgtaatatccctcgtagtgtagggatacgtttggtacatgatgaagaatggccttctgagcctccccagggtcatgttatgttctacacccagatattactgactttaggggtgagactacctttacatccgtggttgcaaaagatgttatctttgatcggatatgcacctgggcaactcaatcctggtttctgggatactttgattggattttatatcatttggatggagtgtgggttgtgtgagccttccttccatcagtggcgttactgttacaagatgcgcccagcaaaatcatgcactggttatgccgagtgtgcatgtcggagtgagagagagcgtattgtgtatggtaagaaaaaggcatactacacatggaaaaaccgttggtgctttctgtataatgattgggagtatgataagggtgtcacgcctgagcgacgtgtgcttactcacttccagactgtaggttgtaacgtatcaaccgttcgtactatttgctatttgttgtggtcttttcttgcttctaacactttgcttcatgtagtgacgcggggcaccatccaactgtttgggcaggagctatctgacatagagaaggtgttgagggtgcccaaagaggatagacacttaagcaagctacgacccttatttcgtcggtacggtttccaacccttagtttccgagagccagggacgatcga tggagaaggtaagcaagaaaacagggactagcacccataaaaggaaagcaccagtgttagttcattcggaagacatcctaccgcataagaaaattcataagttccgAGGGGAACCATCCGTTAGACCTAAGTCCCAAGATAGGGTCCTTAAGGGGCCTGCCTTTAGGAAGACTGGAGTCGAGGCCGTTGAAAATGCTGCTGCCGTAGTTGTAGGAGAAGGGAGCCGACTGTTGCCTCATCCTCTTACTATGGAGCACACTGTCCAGGAAAGTGATCCTGGTTCCCGCCATGAggggaaaggcaaggaaagagctggcagtgtcccgtggaaggacttgagggttgccacgcggccaaaggattttggggatatcaacaattgcttggcagggcgtcgattcgccttcgatgagctcggagagcccttagctaaggatgaatcggattgcgaccggatgttgaagctgtcttcatat gtcatggccgagtatcacgacagactgcaagaggttgagcggtacaaggcaaaactgaaggagaataagcagcttgtggacgaggcccgaaggaataagggacttttgactcaggctctccaactgaaggacgaaaccatggagagcttgaaaaggcgaaatggtgagaacttaaggcttaagaaattgtttgaggcaactaaaaaacagttggaggtggctaccttggaggtatccaaggttaggggagaattggatggtgccttagttgagatttctgaactggagaagagcattccaactgaaagggaggctgctgtgcaagaatacttaagttcttcgacctttcatcttgctattaaaccccactgtgctcaagaagctcgctttgaaaaaaggaaatggatggccgtccttgatcgttatgatgatgggagcattcttcgaaaataccacgaagatatagatgagcatcatcgaaagggcgagacatttgtccttgctgttgatcctagcagcgaagatgagtctgataatgaaggtagtgctgatgcacagactcagcatggtgaagaggatcttggggatgcagaggatgatggtaggacgcggagtgatactgccaggggttcggcttcagatgagaatgaataa
- the LOC126595047 gene encoding uncharacterized protein LOC126595047 translates to MDISRQNKIQKFEEFVDQRLKPDLVRAIAQRDKVFEQQKVFSDLRKNIENLEKNSVTSLRSLVNLGSEVYMQADVPDTRRIFVDIGLGFHVEFTWSEALNYISQREEKLARQVEECTNLIASIKAQIKLVCEGIRELLQLPAEAKTASERIF, encoded by the exons ATGGACATCTCCCGCCAAaacaaaattcagaaattcgaggAGTTTGTCGACCAACGCCTCAAACCTGACCTCGTCCGCGCCATTGCTCAACG GGACAAGGTGTTCGAGCAACAAAAAGTTTT CTCGGATTTGCGGAAGAACATTGAGAATTTGGAGAAAAATAGTGTGACCAGTCTTAGGAGTTTGGTGAATCTTGGCTCTGAAGTTTATATGCAAGCTGACGT GCCAGATACACGACGCATATTTGTAGATATTGGACTAGGATTTCATGTGGAGTTCACCTGGTCTGAAGCTTTAAATTACATATCtcaaagagaagaaaagttAGCCAG GCAAGTTGAAGAGTGTACTAACCTTATTGCATCAATTAAAGCCCAGATAAAGCTG GTCTGCGAAGGGATTCGAGAATTACTCCAGCTTCCAGCAGAAGCAAAAACTGCCTCAGAGCGCATTTTTTGA
- the LOC126595048 gene encoding protein argonaute 7-like isoform X1: MEDTENSNGDQKYHPNTRSLRGGSRANPQKYHHHHQLIRHTNQFGFCNQNQYNQRYSSSYPALLPLPPLLPLQLALTPPLPPNHHFRSKTHLQKHSCRLNTPPFAASSETQLAQLTISPEALEGYQKQTSSPFKGEDGRKLLTAARTGKAIVTARRPDSGGVEGTVISLLANHFLVQFDLSQQIFHYNVDISPNPSKEVARMIKQKLIEDNSAVLSGAIPAYDGRKNLYSAVEFQDDRLEFYISLPIPTSKPTLPYGAFSDLQEKHQEHKLFRINIRLVSKIDAKELSSYLSKEGNEWKPIPQDYLHALDVVLREAPLEKCVPVGRSLYSSSMGGSKEIGGGAVGLRGFFQSLRPTQQGLALNVDFSVTAFHESVGVIPYLQKRLEFLQDLPQRKTRGLTDKERKEVEKALKNIRVFVCHRETVQRYRVCGLTEEATENLWFADRDGKNLRLLTYFKDHYNYDIQFRNLPCLQISRSKPCYLPMELCMICEGQKFLGKLSDDQTARILKMGCQRPKERKAIIDGVMRGPVGPTSGIQEREFKLHVSRDMTRLKGRVLQPPKLKLGDGGHVRDLVPSRLDRQWNLINSHVFEGTRIERWALIGFGGTPDQKNSIPKFIRQLSQRCEQLGIFLNKNTIVSPQFEPSQVLNNVSLLESKLKRIQRAASNNLQLLMCVMERKHKGYADLKRIADTSVGILSQCCLYSNLGKMGSQFLANLALKINAKVGGCTVSLYNSLPTQIPRLLQAGEPVIFMGADVTHPHPLDDFSPSVAAVVGSMNWPAANKYVSRMRSQTHRQEIIQDLDAMVEELLNEFRQEVGKLPKRIIFFRDGVSETQFYKVLQEELQAIKGACSNFPGYAPPITFAVVQKRHHTRLFPFKIDLSSKQNQLLDENIPPGTVVDTVITHPKEFDFYLCSHWGVKGTSRPTHYHILWDENLFTSDELQKLVNILCYTYARCTKPVSLVPPAYYAHLAAYRGRLYLERSESTTYTRSGSTLTRAGPPKEMALPKLSENVKKLMFYC; encoded by the exons atggaagacaCAGAAAACTCCAATGGCGACCAGAAATACCACCCCAACACCAGAAGTCTGAGGGGCGGCAGCAGAGCCAATCCTCAGAagtaccaccaccaccaccaactaATCCGCCACACAAACCAGTTCGGTTTCTGCAACCAGAACCAGTATAATCAGAGATACTCCTCTTCCTACCCagctcttcttcctctccctccTCTCCTCCCTCTGCAACTCGCTCTAACTCCACCTCTGCCTCCAAACCACCACTTCCGATCAAAAACCCACCTCCAGAAACATTCCTGCAGGCTCAATACTCCTCCTTTCGCGGCCTCCTCCGAAACCCAGCTGGCCCAACTCACAATTTCACCAG AAGCTTTAGAGGGGTATCAGAAGCAAACCAGTTCACCCTTTAAAGGAGAAGATGGAAGGAAGTTGCTCACAGCTGCAAGAACAGGAAAAGCAATAGTGACTGCAAGGAGGCCAGATTCTGGTGGTGTGGAGGGCACTGTAATCTCCCTCTTGGCTAACCATTTTCTTGTCCAATTCGATTTATCGCAACAAATTTTCCATTACAATGTCGACATTTCCCCTAACCCGTCGAAGGAAGTTGCTAGAATGATCAAACAGAAGCTGATCGAGGATAACTCGGCTGTGCTATCCGGTGCAATTCCAGCTTATGATGGCCGGAAGAATCTTTACAGTGCAGTCGAATTCCAAGACGATAGGCTTGAGTTCTATATAAGCCTTCCCATCCCCACAAGCAAGCCAACATTGCCATATGGAGCATTCAGTGACTTACAGGAGAAGCATCAAGAACATAAACTTTTTCGTATAAATATCAGACTTGTGTCAAAGATAGATGCGAAGGAATTGAGTAGTTACTTGAGCAAGGAGGGCAATGAATGGAAGCCGATTCCTCAGGATTATCTCCATGCCTTGGATGTCGTCTTGAGGGAGGCGCCGTTGGAGAAGTGTGTACCTGTGGGAAGATCACTCTATTCGAGTTCAATGGGAGGAAGTAAAGAAATTGGAGGAGGGGCTGTAGGACTGAGAGGGTTCTTCCAGAGCCTTCGACCAACACAACAAGGACTAGCTCTCAACGTTGATTTCTCCGTGACTGCATTCCACGAAAGCGTTGGAGTGATCCCATACTTGCAGAAGCGCCTCGAGTTTCTTCAAGACCTTCCTCAAAGGAAGACAAGGGGCTTAACTgataaagaaaggaaagaagTGGAGAAGGCATTGAAGAACATCAGGGTCTTTGTTTGCCACAGAGAAACTGTCCAGAGATACCGCGTTTGTGGCTTGACCGAAGAAGCCACAGAAAATCTTTGGTTTGCAGACAGGGATGGGAAGAATTTGAGGCTGTTGACTTACTTCAAGGATCACTATAATTATGATATACAATTCAGGAATTTGCCTTGTTTGCAGATTAGTAGGAGTAAACCGTGCTATCTTCCGATGGAGCTATGCATGATCTGTGAAGGCCAGAAGTTTCTCGGGAAACTGTCCGATGATCAAACTGCAAGGATACTTAAGATGGGCTGCCAACGCCCCAAAGAACGAAAAGCCATTATAGATGGAGTCATGAGAGGTCCTGTTGGGCCAACAAG TGGCATTCAGGAAAGAGAATTCAAGCTCCATGTTTCGAGAGACATGACTCGATTAAAAGGAAGAGTTCTTCAACCTCCAAAGCTAAAGCTTGGTGATGGTGGTCACGTAAGAGACCTAGTTCCCTCTCGTCTTGATCGGCAATGGAATCTTATAAACAGCCATGTGTTTGAAGGTACTCGAATCGAGAGGTGGGCGTTGATTGGTTTCGGTGGCACCCCTGATCAGAAGAATAGCATCCCAAAATTCATACGCCAGCTATCTCAAAGATGTGAACAATTGGGAATCTTCCTCAACAAGAACACGATTGTTAGCCCCCAATTCGAACCATCCCAAGTGCTTAACAATGTGTCGCTGTTAGAATCCAAGCTCAAAAGAATCCAAAGAGCTGCATCAAACAACCTCCAGCTGCTTATGTGTGTGATggaaagaaagcacaaaggctaCGCAGATCTCAAGCGAATTGCGGATACAAGCGTTGGGATTTTAAGCCAATGCTGCTTGTACTCAAACCTCGGGAAGATGGGTTCACAGTTTTTGGCAAATCTTGCTCTCAAGATCAATGCAAAAGTTGGAGGATGCACGGTTTCTTTGTACAATTCATTACCAACACAAATCCCGCGGCTGCTTCAGGCTGGTGAACCGGTGATCTTTATGGGTGCGGATGTGACTCATCCGCACCCACTCGATGATTTTAGTCCTTCTGTTGCTGCtgtggttggtagcatgaactGGCCGGCGGCAAATAAGTATGTGTCAAGAATGAGGTCTCAGACGCATCGACAAGAAATCATCCAGGATCTCGACGCAATGGTGGAAGAATTATTGAATGAGTTTCGCCAGGAAGTTGGCAAACTTCCCAAGAGAATCATTTTCTTCAGAGACGGGGTAAGCGAAACGCAATTCTACAAAGTGCTTCAAGAGGAGTTGCAAGCCATTAAAGGGGCATGTTCAAATTTTCCCGGTTATGCACCTCCCATAACATTTGCAGTGGTTCAAAAGAGGCATCACACAAGGCTGTTCCCTTTCAAAATTGATCTGTCTTCGAAGCAGAACCAGTTACTCGACGAAAACATTCCCCCTGGAACCGTTGTGGATACCGTGATCACTCACCCGAAAGAATTCGACTTCTATCTTTGCAGCCATTGGGGTGTTAAGGGGACAAGCAGGCCAACTCATTACCACATATTGTGGGATGAAAACCTGTTCACTTCAGATGAACTGCAGAAGCTGGTCAACATTCTGTGCTACACTTACGCAAGGTGCACGAAGCCGGTTTCTCTGGTGCCCCCGGCTTACTACGCTCACTTGGCGGCATATCGAGGCAGGCTTTACCTTGAGAGGTCAGAATCCACAACTTATACCAGAAGTGGTTCGACACTCACCAGAGCTGGCCCTCCGAAGGAAATGGCTTTACCAAAACTTAGTGAGAATGTTAAGAAACTCATGTTTTACTGCTGA